The Methylacidimicrobium sp. B4 genome contains a region encoding:
- the rho gene encoding transcription termination factor Rho, protein MNADEIGQEKGEPSKSGASTGTSPWEAGAPSEEQRQPRSGHPARPAESRGGEQPNRKEGGGEWSRPLATGQPLSLSELQHLSFAELQLKAGEYQIENPGLLRKHELIFETLRRHAQRNGPIFGDGVLEVLSEGYGFLRSPAYNYFPCPEDVYVSPALIRRNGLKKGNLVSGPIRHPKEKERYFSLLQVDLVEGEEPDKVRNRIFFDNLTPLFPNRRIFLEGKSKDASLRVIDLVTPIGFGQRGLIVAPPRTGKTVLMQKIANGVSENHPQAHLIVLLVDERPEEVTDMERSVRGEVISSTFDETPERHVQVAEMVIERAKRLAETKVDVVILLDSLTRLARAYNTLQPHSGKILTGGVDANALQKPRRFFAAARNLEEGGSVTILATALIETGSKMDDVIFEEFKGTGNMEVHLDRALVDKRIYPAINIPKSGTRKEELLYHPDEIARIHVLRRALSSVPPVEAMELLLERLRKTKSNVEFLLSMNLKE, encoded by the coding sequence ATGAATGCGGATGAAATCGGACAGGAGAAGGGTGAACCTTCAAAGAGTGGCGCATCGACCGGGACTAGTCCATGGGAAGCGGGCGCGCCCTCCGAAGAGCAGCGGCAGCCTCGGAGCGGACACCCGGCCCGGCCTGCCGAATCCCGCGGCGGTGAGCAGCCCAATCGCAAGGAAGGAGGTGGGGAGTGGTCTCGTCCTCTTGCGACCGGCCAGCCGCTCAGCCTGAGCGAGCTCCAGCACCTTTCCTTTGCGGAGCTCCAGCTGAAAGCCGGGGAGTATCAGATCGAGAATCCCGGGCTACTCCGGAAGCACGAGTTGATCTTCGAGACGTTGCGTCGTCATGCCCAGCGCAACGGTCCGATTTTCGGAGACGGGGTCCTGGAGGTGCTCTCCGAGGGGTATGGCTTCCTGCGGTCGCCCGCCTACAACTACTTTCCTTGTCCCGAAGACGTCTACGTCTCTCCTGCGCTGATCCGGCGCAACGGCCTCAAGAAGGGCAACCTGGTTTCGGGCCCCATTCGTCACCCGAAGGAGAAGGAGCGATATTTCTCGCTTTTGCAGGTCGATCTTGTCGAAGGGGAAGAGCCGGACAAGGTCCGCAATCGCATCTTTTTCGACAACCTCACCCCCCTCTTTCCCAACCGTCGGATTTTCCTCGAAGGAAAGTCGAAGGACGCTTCCCTGCGGGTCATCGATCTGGTTACGCCGATCGGCTTCGGTCAACGCGGTTTGATCGTGGCTCCTCCGAGGACCGGGAAGACCGTCCTGATGCAGAAGATCGCCAACGGGGTCAGTGAAAATCATCCTCAGGCGCATCTGATCGTCCTTCTGGTCGACGAACGGCCCGAAGAGGTGACCGATATGGAGCGCTCCGTCCGCGGCGAGGTCATCAGCTCGACCTTCGATGAGACACCGGAGCGCCATGTCCAGGTGGCCGAAATGGTGATCGAGCGGGCGAAGCGCCTGGCGGAGACGAAGGTGGACGTGGTCATCCTGCTCGACTCGCTGACCCGGTTGGCGCGTGCGTACAACACCTTGCAGCCCCATAGCGGAAAAATTTTGACCGGAGGCGTCGACGCCAATGCGCTGCAGAAACCGCGGCGCTTTTTTGCGGCGGCGCGGAACTTGGAAGAAGGCGGGAGCGTGACGATCCTGGCCACGGCCCTGATCGAGACCGGGTCGAAGATGGACGACGTCATCTTTGAGGAATTCAAGGGAACCGGCAACATGGAGGTCCATCTCGACCGTGCGCTCGTCGACAAGCGAATCTACCCGGCGATCAACATCCCCAAGTCGGGTACGCGCAAGGAGGAGCTCCTCTATCATCCCGACGAGATTGCGCGGATTCATGTCTTGCGCCGCGCGCTTTCCTCCGTACCTCCGGTGGAGGCCATGGAGCTGCTGCTCGAGCGGTTGCGCAAGACCAAGAGCAACGTCGAGTTCCTCCTTTCGATGAATCTCAAGGAGTAG
- the galE gene encoding UDP-glucose 4-epimerase GalE, which produces MKILVTGGAGYVGSVCVEFLLEAGISVVVVDNLSEGHRAAVDERATFHRLDLSDREGILALFRAERPDSVIHFAANALVAESMRDPSAYFRNNAFYGIHLLDAMVATGVRKIVFSSTCAVYGLPLKIPIEERGEAKPINPYGESKLCFERILRWYAEIHGIVPLILRYFNAAGASDRYGEDHEQETHLIPNVLRVALGKRRTVEVYGDGFATPDGTAIRDYVHVRDLAAAHLAVLRREQPSLYNVGTGEGWSVLQVVEMARKITGAPIPYDVRPARPGDPPRLVANVHKIHQELSWKPERSRLSEIIESAWRWHRAHPDGYPEDPAEAERQRGRAT; this is translated from the coding sequence ATGAAGATCCTGGTGACCGGTGGGGCGGGGTATGTGGGAAGCGTCTGCGTGGAGTTTCTCCTGGAGGCAGGCATTTCCGTAGTGGTCGTTGACAATCTCTCCGAAGGACACCGGGCGGCGGTGGACGAACGGGCCACCTTCCATCGGCTCGATTTGAGCGACCGCGAGGGGATTCTGGCCTTATTCCGAGCCGAGAGGCCCGATTCGGTCATCCATTTTGCGGCCAACGCCCTGGTCGCCGAGTCGATGCGGGATCCTTCGGCCTACTTCCGCAACAATGCGTTCTATGGGATCCATCTGCTCGACGCCATGGTGGCAACGGGAGTGCGCAAGATCGTCTTTTCCTCCACTTGCGCCGTCTACGGGCTCCCGCTCAAGATTCCGATCGAGGAGCGGGGAGAGGCGAAGCCGATCAATCCCTACGGCGAGTCGAAGCTCTGCTTCGAAAGGATCTTGCGCTGGTATGCGGAGATCCACGGGATCGTTCCGCTGATTCTGCGCTACTTCAATGCCGCCGGAGCTTCGGACCGGTATGGGGAAGACCATGAGCAAGAAACCCATCTGATTCCCAACGTATTGCGGGTGGCGTTGGGAAAGCGCAGGACGGTAGAGGTCTACGGGGACGGATTTGCCACCCCTGATGGCACGGCGATCCGGGATTACGTCCACGTGCGCGACCTGGCGGCAGCCCATCTGGCTGTGCTGCGGCGAGAGCAACCCAGCCTCTACAACGTGGGGACCGGAGAGGGGTGGTCGGTCCTGCAAGTCGTCGAGATGGCGCGCAAGATCACCGGAGCCCCGATCCCCTACGACGTCCGGCCAGCTCGTCCGGGGGATCCACCGCGCCTTGTGGCGAACGTTCACAAGATCCACCAGGAGCTCTCGTGGAAGCCGGAACGCTCGCGGCTTTCCGAAATCATCGAGAGCGCCTGGCGGTGGCATCGGGCACATCCCGACGGATATCCGGAAGACCCAGCGGAAGCGGAGAGGCAGAGAGGAAGGGCCACATAG